A section of the Candidatus Effluviviaceae Genus I sp. genome encodes:
- a CDS encoding DNA polymerase III subunit alpha: MIRSDFVHLHNHSEYSLLDGASRIDRMVERALELRMPALALTDHGNMFGVIEFYAAAMEKGLKPIIGLEAYVDPRSHTERPQGRAWDLNHLLLLARNEQGYRNLMRLSTISFLEGLYYRPRIDRELLRRHHEGIIATTACLRGAPAQRILAGDLAGAREAAIELAEIFGDGNFYLEIQNHGLPEEAAVRAGYAQLSRELGIPLVAANDCHYLAREAAPAHDVLLCIQTSKEIDDPDRMRMPNDEFYLKSPNEMRAVMAEFPDAYENTVAIAERCNLSLEFGRVHMPRFPLPQGYADAAEYLAALAREGIERRCGSTVPPEVTDRMERELALIKDMGFSGYFLIVQDFIEEAKRRGIPVGPGRGSAAASIVSYALGITELDPLRFGLVFERFLNPARKAMPDFDIDFCYERRNEIIDYVTQKYGRESVAQVITFGTMQARAVVRDVGRVLKLPYAEVDRIAKMIPRELSITLDDALARVPELRELRDSDEKYAKLIEYARMLEGLVRHASVHAAGVIIAPGRIDAWAPLYKSAGDEITTQYHMKSLAKIGLLKFDFLGLRTLTVIRDTLAMIEENHGVQRTPESIPLDDPATYELLSSGNTVGVFQLESSGMRDLLRKMKPERIEDIIAVNALFRPGPLGSGMVEDYVKRKHGRQKVAYLHPKLASVLSETYGVIAYQEQVMKVASELAGFTMSQADILLNAMRKKVPEQMALQREDFVRGAVGAGIPKSTAGAVFDQMAHFAGYGFNKAHSASYAILAVRTAYLKAHHAAEFMAATLTSEMDDSDRVVALINECRRMGIRVLPPNVNEGQAEFRATPRGDIQFGLAAIKNVGRAAVHSIVDARRQRGSFGDIFDLTSRVDLRIVNRRVLESLVAAGALDALHGHRAGQMAAVPAALELGQRAQREHESGQTSLLTVLDGAAGAPARPRKLPDAEPWSDSEMLNREKEVLGFYMTGHPLARYERELREFATISVGELQEAEDGEAVRIGGIVTNAKQMTDRKGERMAFVTLEDFTGRVELVVFSKCFARRHESVQKDAALLVEGKVSTREEEVPKIVVSDIVPLAMAHQRFVERLVITLTSDVLVETLLEEIKGALGAHSGRCPVDLVLRTGGRLVTVSAGAVRVDPSRELVSRLEAMVGEGNVRLVGAAAAAPPPPGF; this comes from the coding sequence ATGATCCGTTCGGACTTCGTCCACCTCCACAACCACTCCGAGTACAGCCTTCTGGACGGAGCGTCGCGCATCGACCGCATGGTCGAGCGTGCGCTCGAGCTCAGGATGCCCGCCCTCGCGCTGACCGACCACGGCAACATGTTCGGTGTGATCGAGTTCTACGCGGCCGCCATGGAGAAGGGCCTCAAGCCGATCATCGGGCTTGAGGCGTACGTCGACCCGCGATCGCACACGGAACGGCCGCAGGGGAGGGCGTGGGACCTCAACCACCTCCTGCTGCTCGCGAGGAACGAGCAAGGCTACCGCAACCTGATGCGGCTGTCCACGATCTCCTTTCTCGAAGGCCTCTACTACCGCCCGCGGATCGACAGGGAGCTTCTGCGCCGGCACCACGAGGGTATCATCGCGACGACGGCATGCCTGCGGGGGGCGCCGGCCCAGCGCATCCTCGCGGGGGATCTCGCGGGCGCGCGCGAAGCGGCCATCGAGCTCGCCGAGATCTTCGGCGACGGCAACTTCTACCTCGAGATACAGAACCACGGCCTTCCCGAGGAGGCGGCCGTCCGGGCTGGCTATGCGCAGCTCTCCCGCGAGCTCGGCATCCCCCTCGTCGCCGCGAACGACTGCCACTACCTTGCGCGCGAGGCGGCCCCGGCGCACGACGTTCTCCTGTGCATCCAGACCTCAAAGGAGATCGACGACCCGGACCGCATGCGAATGCCGAACGACGAGTTCTACCTCAAGTCCCCGAACGAGATGCGCGCCGTGATGGCCGAGTTCCCCGATGCCTACGAGAACACGGTGGCCATCGCCGAGCGGTGCAACCTGTCGCTCGAGTTCGGGCGCGTGCACATGCCGCGGTTCCCCCTGCCGCAGGGCTACGCGGACGCCGCGGAGTACCTGGCCGCGCTCGCCCGCGAGGGCATCGAGCGGCGGTGCGGCTCCACCGTTCCTCCCGAGGTCACGGATCGGATGGAACGGGAGCTCGCGCTCATCAAGGACATGGGCTTCTCGGGGTACTTCCTGATCGTCCAGGACTTCATCGAGGAGGCCAAACGACGCGGCATTCCCGTGGGGCCGGGGCGCGGGTCGGCAGCCGCCAGCATCGTGAGCTACGCCCTCGGCATCACCGAGCTGGATCCCCTGCGGTTCGGCCTGGTCTTCGAGCGCTTTCTGAACCCGGCGCGGAAGGCGATGCCGGACTTCGACATCGACTTCTGCTACGAACGCCGCAATGAGATCATCGACTACGTCACGCAGAAGTACGGCCGCGAGTCGGTCGCTCAGGTGATCACGTTCGGCACGATGCAGGCGCGGGCCGTCGTGCGCGACGTCGGGCGGGTGCTCAAGCTGCCGTACGCCGAGGTCGACCGGATCGCGAAGATGATCCCCCGCGAGCTCAGCATCACGCTGGACGACGCGCTCGCCCGCGTTCCCGAGCTCAGGGAGCTCCGGGACTCCGACGAGAAGTACGCCAAGCTCATCGAGTACGCCAGGATGCTCGAGGGGCTCGTGCGCCACGCGTCGGTCCACGCGGCCGGGGTCATCATCGCCCCGGGACGCATCGACGCCTGGGCGCCTCTCTACAAGTCGGCCGGCGACGAGATCACGACCCAGTACCACATGAAGTCGCTGGCGAAGATCGGCCTCCTCAAGTTCGACTTCCTCGGCCTGAGGACGCTGACGGTCATCCGGGACACCCTTGCGATGATTGAGGAGAACCACGGCGTCCAGAGGACGCCGGAGAGCATCCCGCTGGACGACCCCGCGACGTACGAACTGCTGAGCAGCGGAAACACGGTCGGCGTGTTCCAGCTGGAGTCGTCCGGCATGCGCGACCTTCTGCGGAAGATGAAGCCGGAGAGGATCGAGGACATCATCGCCGTCAACGCGCTCTTCCGCCCCGGTCCGCTGGGCTCGGGGATGGTGGAGGACTACGTCAAGCGGAAGCACGGCCGGCAGAAGGTCGCGTACCTCCACCCGAAGCTCGCGTCGGTGCTGAGCGAGACCTACGGCGTCATCGCGTACCAGGAGCAGGTGATGAAGGTGGCGAGCGAGCTCGCCGGCTTCACGATGAGTCAGGCCGACATCCTGCTGAACGCGATGCGGAAGAAGGTCCCGGAGCAGATGGCGCTTCAGCGCGAGGACTTCGTCCGGGGGGCCGTCGGCGCGGGCATCCCGAAGAGCACGGCGGGGGCCGTGTTCGATCAGATGGCGCACTTCGCGGGATACGGCTTCAACAAGGCGCACAGCGCCTCCTACGCGATCCTCGCGGTGAGGACGGCCTACCTCAAGGCGCACCACGCGGCGGAGTTCATGGCGGCCACGCTCACGAGCGAGATGGACGACTCCGATCGTGTCGTCGCGCTCATCAACGAGTGCCGGCGGATGGGGATCCGGGTGCTTCCCCCCAACGTCAACGAGGGACAGGCCGAGTTCAGGGCGACGCCCCGGGGCGACATCCAGTTCGGCCTCGCCGCGATCAAGAACGTCGGCCGTGCGGCCGTCCACTCGATCGTCGACGCGAGACGGCAGCGCGGGTCCTTCGGCGACATCTTCGACCTCACGAGCCGCGTGGACCTGCGGATCGTGAACCGTCGCGTCCTCGAGAGTCTTGTCGCCGCCGGCGCCCTGGATGCGCTTCACGGTCACCGGGCCGGCCAGATGGCGGCCGTCCCGGCGGCGCTCGAGCTCGGCCAGCGCGCACAGCGTGAGCACGAGTCCGGACAGACGTCGCTCCTGACCGTCCTCGATGGGGCCGCAGGCGCGCCAGCAAGGCCGAGGAAGCTGCCCGATGCGGAGCCCTGGAGCGACAGCGAGATGCTCAACCGGGAGAAGGAGGTGCTCGGGTTCTACATGACCGGGCACCCGCTCGCGCGCTACGAGCGCGAGCTTCGCGAGTTCGCGACGATCTCCGTGGGCGAGCTGCAGGAGGCCGAGGACGGCGAGGCCGTGCGGATCGGCGGCATCGTCACGAACGCCAAGCAGATGACGGACAGGAAGGGCGAGCGGATGGCCTTCGTGACCCTCGAGGACTTCACGGGGCGCGTCGAGCTCGTCGTGTTCTCGAAGTGCTTCGCCAGGAGACACGAGTCCGTCCAGAAGGACGCGGCGCTGCTCGTCGAGGGGAAGGTCTCCACGCGCGAGGAGGAGGTTCCGAAGATCGTCGTGAGCGACATCGTGCCCCTCGCCATGGCCCATCAGCGGTTCGTCGAGAGGCTCGTCATCACGCTCACGTCCGACGTGCTCGTCGAGACGCTGCTCGAGGAGATCAAGGGGGCTCTCGGCGCCCACTCCGGGCGCTGTCCGGTCGACCTCGTCCTGCGCACCGGAGGCCGGCTCGTGACCGTCAGCGCCGGGGCGGTTCGCGTGGATCCGTCGCGTGAGCTTGTGAGTCGTCTTGAGGCGATGGTCGGAGAGGGGAACGTGAGGCTTGTCGGAGCCGCGGCGGCCGCGCCGCCCCCGCCGGGTTTCTAA